The Myripristis murdjan chromosome 11, fMyrMur1.1, whole genome shotgun sequence genomic sequence gagaaatccagaaatgtgattctcacagcaccactgcccctgtccaggtgagagagggatcgaTGTAGCATGTAGACGATggcgtcctccactcccaccttctcctggtacgcaaactgcagagggtcgagggcatggctcacctgcggtctcagatggtgtagcagcagccgctccatggtcttcatcacatgtgacgtcagggcgaccggcctgaagtcgttcagctctgcaggacgtggcttctttgggactgggacgatgcatgatgttttccaccgcagtgggaccctcccctgctccaggctcagattgaagatgtgctgcagagggtctcccagctctgacgcgcaggccttcagcagtcgtggggatactccatctggacctgcagctttgctggggcgaagcctcctcagctctccacacacctgggctgctgtgattgtaggcagggagggggtctcctcatcgcgtctgtccacttgtagcggggggaggggagcagatgggggtgtggggggcagggtgatcagaggtgagagtgagatggggtggtcaaacctgttgaagaagttgttcaactcgtttgccctccccccatccccctcagtggtggccccctgcctggatctgcagccggtgatgatcttcatcccgtcccacacctccttcatgctgttgttctgcatcttctgctccaaCTTCCTTCTGTATTGCTCCTTTGCCTCCCTGAGCTGGACTTTGAGTTCCCGCTGCACGCGTTTCAGCTCCTGCTTATCACCGTCTTtgaaggccttcttcttctggttcaggaggcctttaatgtgactggtgatccagggcttgttgtttgcatagcagcgcaccgttcttacaggaacaacaacgtccatacagaagttaatgtagtcagtggtgcagtctaCAACCCCCTTGATGTTCCCGCTGTGCGACCCctgcagtacatcccagtcagtagtgccaaagcagtctctcagagcgtgctctgcctcaggagaccacttcctgaatgaccgtgtggttgtgggtagcctcctcacctttggtttgtagtgaggctgaagcagaacaaggttatggtcagcttttcccagtgcaggcagtggggtggccctgtatgcgtcctttacatttgcatacagcaggtcaatagtcttatttcccctggtgttacagtccacatactggaaaaaagcaggaagtgtcTTGTCTAGGGTCACATTATTGAAGTCCCCGGAGATCAACACAAGCGCCTCGGGATGCTGTGTTGAGAGTTTGTCAACAGCGGAGTGGATGACGTCACACGCGACTTCCGCGTCGGCTCGGGgcggaatgtaaacaatgaTCACAATGGCGTGTCCAAACTCTCTGGGCAAGTAATAGGGACGTAAACTTACAGCCAGAAGTTcgatgtccctgcagcagatgcagatcttcacacttacatgcccagggttacaccaccttgtgttcacgtacaccgcgagcccccctcctttccgcttcccgcaggctttgttgtctcggtccgacctgactgtgctgaagccGGGTAGCTCCACGTTAGCGTCTGGGATGCTAGTCGTTAGCCACGTCTCAgtaaagcacaacaaactgcactctctgtagatcttgacatttttcaccagcgCAGCCAGCTCGTCGATCTTGTTGGGCAGTGAgttcacattccccatgatCACCGCAGGCACCGTAGGTTGATATCGCCACTTTTTCTCCAGCCGCTTAGCCTCCAGCTTAGCGCCGGCTCTGCAACCTCGGTAAGGTCTCCTCACCTCGTCAGGTAAATGTGGAACCACGCCGACACGGGACTTGGTCTTCAGAGAAAGTAGTTGTTTTCTCGAGTAAACGAGTTTCACCGGGTGAAGATCCATAGTCAGGTAGCACACGGAggtatgcaaaaataaaaaaacggaacaactcaacaaaaagtaaacaaaaaagtaaacaacaaacacggACATACACGGAGCTGCTGAGAAGGCTGCCACTCGCGTCGGCGCCGGAAGTCGACTTTATCTATTACATCCAGTGATGGCGACTTGTTGGATATAACAAAACCTCTGCGGATGTAAGTTAGCAGGCACGTCACTAAAGGAGGCCACGATATTATATCgatcaatatttaatttatggagactgaaaggaagaaaaaaaaaaacaaccacacagcttattatatattatattttatattataggTTTACTTATACTGTAAAgctattgatgttttttgttgttgtttaagcTCTTTTCTACTGTATTCATTTCACTGCCACTTGGTCATTGTGTTTTAATTCTCAGCTTTTATATTGTTAAGCACTTTGCATCTTTGTTTCAAAAAGTCCTATATAAATtaggttattattgttaatatttcctcctgtgtctctctctctctgtcctgaaGTGTATGGCAGTAGCTGTCCCGTGTTGGACTGCTGGTTCGTCCAGGAGAGGAAGGGTCGAGGGGGAGGCCTAACAGGAGCCACCAGCCAGGAGAAATCTCTGCTCCGCATCAGGAGGGACGCTCACAGCCTCGGTGCAGAGGCTCAGCGGCAGCCTGCCTCAGACATCAGCCCCGACAGAGTCTATGACGTCACCGGTCAGTTCAAAATGACTGGCTCCAGCCGGTGTGTCAGAGAGAAAcccacagtgtttgtttttttgtgtatttgtgtgtaaatgaggGTGTGCGTCACCTCTTGTGCATAGGTAATATATGCTTTTATCTGTCTTTTCTGTGGCTTGTTGTGAAggggatgggtgtgtgtgtgtgtgtgtgtgtgtgtgtgtgtgtgtgtgtgtatgtgcatcatTTAGTGACTCTAAAACAAgtgtttgtagttttgtttGGCCAATCAAGCATGCAAACACTAAAAGAACTAAAGCAATAAGAGGTACAACCACTTCAATTTGCCCTTTTTccaaaagcagcattttttccaattacatatatttttaattttgaggtGAAGTTATTTTTTGAAGAAAGAACTccattttgtgatttaaaatgttggAACTCAGCACTAAATATGTATTGATCTTAATCATGGTAATTGATGCTCATTAGAGATGCACAGTATAAACAAAAAAGATGCTTaacatttcagcaacaagaaacctagctgcagttttttcttctcactttgtttattgattttctgTCCATGTGAAATCATGAATTGGTCAGCCTGACATCCTACATACACTTTGATTAGGAAACTGAAACACCTTTCCTTCCTAAGAAAACAAATATCTCTCTGTATTATGAGTTTAACATTTCTGTGATTGTTCTGCAAAGCTgatatgtctctctctgtcacctccCTCTGGAGATGAAGCCACCACTCTGAAAGAGCATTCTGCAGGTTTTTCTTCGTAAGATCCACTCATATTTCTCTTTGTGACTCCTCTCCCCTCAGACCCAGCGGCCACCCTGTGCCACCCTGCTCTCAGCGCCCCCAGAGGGTCCATCCACAAGCCGCAGTGTGAGATCAACCCCTTCCTGCCGCAGCCCTCCACCCTCAAATGGGCCACCGCGCTCACAGACTCCGCCCTCAGCCCCGTGTACCTGCAGGCTGATTGGCTCTCGGTGTCCCTGCAGGGGCTCGACGGACAGCTGATCCAGTCGAGTATCATGCGTGCTCCCACAGCCACCAAAGAACCTCAAGGTAACAAGTTTTACTGAGCGAGACCAGCATGAATTGTGTTTAAATTAGGCTGAACGGAGGCAGTGTGTGGCACGTGACtcgtttcctctgttttcttcattgtcTGTTAAAAATAATGATCAGCTTTACCCGTCTAGCTCCCTCTCAAATGCAGGTACAAAGTGCctcacaacagcaaaataaaatgcaaaatccaGTAAAACGTCagtaacaacaatgacaaaacagaAGATATTTTAAGATATACAACAAGAAAATTACAGCTGATATGacataaaaaaagagcaaatagagacagagcaaggacaaaataaataagGCACATTTAAAATAGTGTGTAGTGAGAGGATATCTACAAGAAGACAATAATGTGACTTGCCTGATCTCCTGTTTATCCATATCTCTTCTCAGTGATCCTGAGTGTGTCCAGTAAAACCGTCTCGGTGAAGTCCAGACTCGGGGAGCCGGTGCTGCTGGACTGTGGGTTCTGGACCGACTCCTCTTCGCCTCTGTCGGGGTCGGGCTTCGCCGTCGAGTGGCGTTATCAGTTCAGGGGTGACGGACGATTGGTTCTGGCTTACGACGGCAAGACCGACCGCTTGGCCGAGATGCAGGAGGAAGGGGCCACGCTGGACTTTGAGGGTTTACACGAGAAAGGAAATGCATCTCTGATCCTGCAGGAAGCTAAAGTGCGTCACTCCGGGACGTACATCTGTACCGTGTTTCTGCCCTACCTTCTGGCTCAGGTCGCAATGGACCTGGAGATTGTAGGTGAGCGGAAAGCAAAATGCTGAATCCTTGTGTCTTGTGTTGATCAATTAAAGGGAAACCTGGGCATCCTCGAGTGAGAGAGTGACATATGGGGTGTTAAACactttggttgtgtttttgcacCGCATTTCCCAGAGATCAGTTGGACTCAGCTCAGGACTGATATTTTCTGACTTTGACGTTTCTTTTCCTCGCCTGGTCAGTCATGTTGGTTGTCACTGCTCGTGCCAACTACACATGAACAGAGTCTGCATTGTGCTTACAGAAATGATATCACTATTCAATCAAACCAtttcagaaagacagaaaagacttGAAATATGATTTTTCATAATCATCTGTATATTTGGCAAGTTTAAACACAATACAATCAGACATGCCTTGAATAATTAGCTCACTCTCAGACTGTTGGAGAATGTTTTCTGTGCAGGATTATTGCAGGTGCAGAGAGATTTTTTGATGGAAGAATTTCACTCAGTTTCTGTTCATGTTAGTGATCATGCATATCCACATTGTTGCTGAGTATCTGTTCAGGAATAACACTGAAAAGCACAGATTATTCTCTTACAAAAGTAACAGTATCAGAGGGGTAAACCATACTGTCAACACATCATCATGAACATCATtaaccttctctctctctttctgtcgttcatcttttcttttctcctccttgttgctcctcctcctcccagagcctccgtctctctccatctacccctcccctctgcctctcgCTGTTCCCGGCCAGGTGGTGACCGT encodes the following:
- the LOC115368097 gene encoding tapasin-like, with product MTNFSTIYKLSVVALYCFIQVYGSSCPVLDCWFVQERKGRGGGLTGATSQEKSLLRIRRDAHSLGAEAQRQPASDISPDRVYDVTDPAATLCHPALSAPRGSIHKPQCEINPFLPQPSTLKWATALTDSALSPVYLQADWLSVSLQGLDGQLIQSSIMRAPTATKEPQVILSVSSKTVSVKSRLGEPVLLDCGFWTDSSSPLSGSGFAVEWRYQFRGDGRLVLAYDGKTDRLAEMQEEGATLDFEGLHEKGNASLILQEAKVRHSGTYICTVFLPYLLAQVAMDLEIVEPPSLSIYPSPLPLAVPGQVVTVHCEASGFAPLSLEVSWEFTGADGTSRSLGSGSLTGHRQAWDGTFSQRSKLELDTSKLDLGRGGEVTCVAVHSGGTRRASVTLNVIGFSTPSIEDSMAMVGVALVLYGLIKLVSWTFISGSDEAAKQEKKEK